In the Chryseobacterium sp. MYb264 genome, one interval contains:
- a CDS encoding alpha/beta fold hydrolase — translation MSTLTLKDGTEIFYKDQGEGPVLMFHHGWPLSSDDWDAQVIFFLQKGYRVIAHDRRGHGRSSQNVYGHNIEQYASDAAELVEFLDLKDVIHIGHSTGGGEVIRYVNKYSKGRAKKAVLISAVPPIMVKNESNPDGVPIEVFDNIRDQTLNNRQQFYIDLTIPFYGYNREGAVIKEGVQRNWWRQGMMGGIVAHYEGIKAFSETDFREDLQAVEIPVLLLHGEDDQIVPIENAAIKAAKLLKNGTLITYPGFPHGMPTTEHETINNDILKFITE, via the coding sequence ATGAGCACTTTAACATTAAAAGACGGAACAGAAATTTTCTACAAAGACCAAGGAGAAGGACCAGTATTAATGTTCCACCACGGATGGCCATTATCTTCCGATGATTGGGATGCACAGGTAATTTTCTTCTTACAGAAAGGATATAGAGTAATCGCTCACGACAGAAGAGGACACGGAAGATCTAGCCAAAATGTTTATGGTCATAATATCGAACAATATGCTTCTGACGCAGCGGAATTGGTAGAATTTCTTGATTTGAAAGATGTTATCCATATCGGTCACTCAACAGGAGGTGGAGAAGTAATTCGCTATGTAAACAAATATTCTAAAGGCAGAGCTAAAAAAGCAGTTTTAATCAGCGCAGTTCCGCCGATTATGGTAAAAAATGAAAGCAATCCTGATGGAGTTCCAATTGAAGTTTTCGACAATATCAGAGATCAGACGTTAAACAACAGACAGCAGTTTTATATTGATTTAACGATCCCTTTCTACGGATATAACAGAGAAGGAGCGGTAATTAAAGAAGGGGTACAGAGAAACTGGTGGAGACAGGGAATGATGGGTGGAATCGTGGCTCATTATGAAGGAATTAAAGCATTTTCTGAGACTGATTTTAGAGAAGATTTGCAAGCTGTTGAAATTCCTGTTTTATTGTTACACGGAGAGGACGACCAGATTGTTCCTATTGAAAATGCAGCCATCAAAGCCGCAAAATTATTGAAGAACGGAACATTGATTACATATCCAGGCTTCCCTCACGGAATGCCGACTACAGAGCATGAAACAATCAATAATGACATTCTGAAATTCATCACAGAATAA
- a CDS encoding phosphoribosylpyrophosphate synthetase, translating to MNTMQPAFDTLTEAVQWLTQNGYTEDFNLENDCVRLNNFLDVSPEDFKIKYTFRFEGDTDQGDEDVVYGIASDKYSVKGILTSAYGIYADETSTELIKKLSVN from the coding sequence ATGAATACGATGCAGCCAGCTTTTGATACGCTTACCGAAGCTGTTCAATGGCTTACTCAAAACGGATATACAGAAGATTTTAACCTTGAAAATGATTGCGTCAGGCTTAATAATTTTCTGGATGTATCTCCTGAAGATTTCAAAATAAAATATACGTTTCGTTTTGAAGGGGATACCGATCAGGGAGATGAAGATGTCGTCTACGGAATTGCTTCTGATAAATATTCCGTCAAAGGAATTCTCACCAGTGCCTACGGAATTTACGCTGATGAAACAAGCACAGAACTGATTAAAAAACTGTCTGTAAACTAA